From Pandoraea norimbergensis, the proteins below share one genomic window:
- a CDS encoding NADP-dependent malic enzyme, with amino-acid sequence MSNNNDHQAALEYHQFPTPGKISVTASKPLVTQRDLALAYTPGVAIPCQEIAADPAKAFNYTARGNLVGVITNGSAVLGLGNIGALASKPVMEGKAVLFKKFAGIDVFDIEITESDPDKLVEIIASLEATFGGINLEDIKAPECFTVERKLRERMKIPVFHDDQHGTAITVSAAFINGLKVVGKDIKEVKVVTSGAGAAALACLDLMVDLGLPIENVWATDIDGVVYEGRAVGMDPDKARFAQKTDKRTLAEVIDGADVFLGLSAGGVLKPEMLKTMGPRPLILALANPTPEIFPEDARAARDDVVLATGRSDFPNQVNNVLCFPYIFRGALDVGATTITRNMEIAAVNAIAALAQEEPNDSVATAYGAYDLSFGPEYLIPKPFDSRLIVRIAPAVARAAMEDGVATRPIADFDAYADQLQQFVYHSGAFMKPIFSAAKQLVRDGGKARIVFAEGEEERVLRAVQVIVDEKLARPILVGRPEVLLARIEKFGLRLRLGEDVEVTNPYYDERFHQYWTSYWELRCRDGITKEMARVEMRRRLTLIGAMMVRLGDADGMICGTVGAYHDHLRFVDEVIGKQAGANTYAAMNILLLDKRTVALVDTHVNDDPTAEQIAEFTIAAAKQMSWLNLNPKVALLSRSNFGSGSAASGTKMRRVLDLVSAQAPDLEIDGEMHGDCALDEGLRSRILPHSRLKGAANLLVCPNVDSGNIAYNLLKTGAGSNVAVGPFLLGVGAPVNVLTSSSTVRRIINMTALTVIQANRD; translated from the coding sequence ATGAGCAACAACAACGATCACCAGGCAGCCCTGGAGTATCACCAGTTCCCTACCCCGGGCAAGATCTCCGTGACGGCCAGCAAGCCGCTCGTCACGCAGCGTGACCTGGCGCTCGCCTACACCCCGGGCGTTGCCATCCCGTGTCAGGAAATTGCCGCCGACCCCGCCAAAGCGTTCAACTACACCGCGCGCGGCAACCTGGTGGGCGTGATCACCAACGGCTCCGCCGTGCTGGGTCTGGGCAACATCGGCGCGCTGGCCTCCAAGCCGGTGATGGAAGGCAAGGCCGTCCTCTTCAAGAAATTTGCCGGTATCGACGTCTTCGACATCGAAATCACCGAAAGTGACCCCGACAAGCTCGTCGAGATCATCGCCAGCCTCGAAGCCACCTTCGGCGGTATCAACCTCGAAGACATCAAGGCCCCCGAGTGCTTCACCGTCGAGCGCAAGCTGCGCGAGCGCATGAAGATTCCGGTCTTCCACGACGATCAGCACGGCACCGCCATTACCGTTTCGGCCGCGTTCATCAACGGCCTGAAGGTCGTGGGCAAAGACATCAAGGAAGTGAAGGTTGTGACCTCGGGCGCCGGTGCGGCTGCCCTGGCGTGTCTGGACCTCATGGTCGACCTCGGCCTGCCCATCGAGAACGTGTGGGCCACCGACATCGACGGCGTGGTCTACGAAGGCCGTGCGGTCGGCATGGACCCGGACAAGGCCCGCTTCGCGCAAAAGACCGACAAGCGCACGCTGGCTGAAGTGATCGACGGCGCCGACGTGTTCCTCGGCCTGTCGGCCGGCGGCGTGCTCAAGCCGGAAATGTTGAAGACCATGGGCCCGCGCCCGCTGATTCTGGCGCTCGCCAACCCGACGCCGGAAATCTTCCCGGAAGATGCCCGTGCTGCCCGCGACGACGTGGTGCTCGCCACCGGCCGTTCGGACTTCCCGAATCAGGTCAACAACGTGCTGTGCTTCCCGTACATCTTCCGTGGCGCGCTCGACGTGGGCGCGACCACCATCACGCGCAACATGGAAATCGCCGCGGTCAACGCGATTGCCGCACTCGCGCAAGAAGAACCGAACGATTCGGTAGCGACCGCCTACGGCGCTTATGACCTCTCGTTTGGCCCGGAATACCTGATTCCGAAGCCGTTCGACTCGCGCCTGATCGTGCGTATCGCCCCGGCCGTGGCGCGTGCCGCCATGGAAGACGGTGTGGCGACGCGTCCGATCGCCGACTTCGACGCCTACGCCGACCAGTTGCAACAGTTCGTGTACCACTCGGGCGCGTTCATGAAGCCGATCTTCTCGGCGGCCAAGCAACTCGTGCGCGACGGCGGCAAGGCCCGCATCGTGTTTGCGGAAGGCGAAGAAGAGCGCGTGCTGCGCGCCGTTCAGGTGATCGTCGACGAAAAGCTGGCCCGCCCGATTCTGGTCGGCCGCCCGGAAGTGCTGCTCGCCCGTATCGAGAAGTTCGGTCTGCGCCTGCGTCTGGGCGAAGACGTCGAAGTGACCAACCCGTACTACGACGAACGCTTCCACCAGTACTGGACCAGCTACTGGGAACTGCGCTGCCGCGACGGCATTACGAAGGAAATGGCGCGCGTGGAAATGCGCCGCCGTCTCACGCTGATCGGCGCGATGATGGTGCGTCTGGGTGATGCCGACGGCATGATTTGCGGCACCGTGGGCGCGTATCACGACCACCTGCGCTTCGTGGATGAAGTGATCGGCAAGCAGGCCGGCGCGAATACCTACGCCGCCATGAACATTCTGCTGCTCGACAAGCGCACCGTGGCGCTCGTGGACACGCACGTCAACGACGATCCGACGGCCGAGCAAATCGCCGAATTCACGATCGCCGCGGCCAAGCAGATGTCGTGGCTGAACCTCAACCCGAAGGTCGCGCTGCTCTCGCGTTCGAACTTCGGCTCGGGGAGTGCCGCCTCGGGCACCAAGATGCGTCGCGTGTTGGATCTGGTGTCGGCGCAGGCGCCCGATCTGGAAATCGACGGCGAAATGCACGGTGATTGCGCACTCGACGAAGGTCTGCGCAGCCGCATCCTGCCGCATTCGCGTCTGAAGGGTGCCGCCAATCTGCTGGTGTGCCCGAACGTGGACTCGGGCAACATCGCCTACAACCTGCTCAAAACGGGCGCGGGCAGCAATGTTGCCGTGGGTCCGTTCCTGCTGGGCGTGGGCGCTCCGGTCAACGTGCTGACCTCGAGCTCGACCGTGCGACGCATCATCAACATGACGGCGCTCACGGTTATCCAGGCCAATCGTGACTGA